Within Deltaproteobacteria bacterium, the genomic segment GTCGCGGCGGGCGGTCTCGGCACGATGGCGCTTCTGAACGGCCTCGGCCGGCTGGTCCACGGGTCGATCTCCGACAAGCTGGGCCGGAAGAACACCGTCATCCTGTGCTTCTGCGAATACCTCGTGGCGTTCCTGCTGCTGCTCCCGAACGCCGACACGTTCACCAAGTGGCTCGTCGGAATCTGCATCGTGGGGTTCTCCTACGGCGGATACCTGGCCATCATGCCCTCGATCACGGCCGACTACTTCGGCACGAAGTCGCTGGGCGCGAACTACGGTTACCTGTTCACGGCGTGGGGCGTCGCAGGCGTGTGCGGCCCCTTCATGATCGACGCGATCAAGTCGTCGACGGGCGCCTTCACGAACGCGATGTACTACATCTCGGTCGCGTGCGTCGCGGGCATCGTCCTGGTCTTCATCTCCAAGAAGCCGGAATTCAAGGGAGCCTGATCCGGATTCCCTTTTCCCGGCTTTCGCGGCACGGAAAGGCCCCTCCCCGAGGGGCCTTTCCTTTTATTGCCTCCCCTGCAGGGTCCGGATGTGGGCGAGCGCGGACGAGACGAGCGTGTCGCCCCGGTATCCGCCTTCCAGCACCGAGACCACCCGCCCCTGGCAGTGCCGGTCCGCGATCGCAAGGAGCGCCCGCGTCATGTGGACGTACCCTTCCTCGGTGCACTCCAGGTCCGCCACGGGGTCGTCCCTGTGCGCATCGAAGCCGGCGGACAGAAGGATCAGCTCCGGCCAGAACGCCTCCACGGCGGGCACGACCTCGCGATCGAACTCCTCGATCAGCTCCCGGTCCCCCGCGTGCGGCACCAGCGGGACGTTGAGCGTCGCCCCCACCCCCGCTCCCTTCCCCTTCTCCATCCGGCGGCCGGTTCCCGGGTAGCAGAATGAAGGGTGTTCATGGATGCTGACGAAGAGCGTCTCCGGGTCCTCCGCGAACAGATCCTGGGTCCCGTTGCCGTGGTGGACGTCCCAGTCGACGATGCAGATCCGGGAGATCCCGTAGGCGGAGCGGGCGTAGGCGGCCCCGACGGCCACGTTGTTCACGAAGCAGAACCCCATCGCCGAGTCGCGTCCCGCGTGGTGCCCCGGCGGCCGCACGGCGCAGAAGACGTTGTCGGCCCGGTCGGTGAACACGGCGTCGATCCCCGCCATCACCCCGCCGGCCGCCAGCAGCGCGGCGTCGTAGCTCCCGGCGCCGATCGCGCAGTCCTGGGTGGCGAAGTACCGGTCGCCCCGCTCGACCGCACCCCGGAACGACTCGAGGTACGCCGGGTCGTGGACGGCGTGGAGCGCCTCCATCCCGGGGGTGTACGGTTCCAGGAGGATCAGGCTTTCGAGCATCCCCTCCCGGCGGATCGCCTCGCCCAGCATCGAAAGCCGTTTCGGCCCCTCGGGGTGGCCGGCCGGCGTCCCGTGCGAAAGGTACGCATCCGACCCGACGAACCCGGTGCGCCTCGGCGTGTCCGTGTAGATCACCTTGTGGCCGTCCCACGGGTCCGCGCACAGGAGGAACGCCTTCCCGAGGGGGAAATGGAACAGGTCGGTGTGCGTGTCGTCCCGGCGTAAGGTGTAGTACCCTTCCCGGTTCCGCCAGAGGGGGATCATCAGGTCCCGCCGGAAGGCGGCGACGTCGGTCATGTGGGTGAGCCGCCGCACCTCCTGCTCCTCCACCGGGAGGCCCAGGTCGCGGACCAGTG encodes:
- a CDS encoding histone deacetylase → MIPLWRNREGYYTLRRDDTHTDLFHFPLGKAFLLCADPWDGHKVIYTDTPRRTGFVGSDAYLSHGTPAGHPEGPKRLSMLGEAIRREGMLESLILLEPYTPGMEALHAVHDPAYLESFRGAVERGDRYFATQDCAIGAGSYDAALLAAGGVMAGIDAVFTDRADNVFCAVRPPGHHAGRDSAMGFCFVNNVAVGAAYARSAYGISRICIVDWDVHHGNGTQDLFAEDPETLFVSIHEHPSFCYPGTGRRMEKGKGAGVGATLNVPLVPHAGDRELIEEFDREVVPAVEAFWPELILLSAGFDAHRDDPVADLECTEEGYVHMTRALLAIADRHCQGRVVSVLEGGYRGDTLVSSALAHIRTLQGRQ